One genomic segment of Dehalogenimonas alkenigignens includes these proteins:
- a CDS encoding protease inhibitor I42 family protein: protein MEKSLKNKSLLWGLMPLLILTMVLGGCAAPNAEAANEPEITDNNPPAVPPLDDRTTSVQIELTYDELLSQKHIVRNVTVARPGSVIVTLGSNPSTGFSWEEAVIGDGALLSQYSRQFVEPSLMMPGAAGKDVWTFKTLAAGVTTIKFEYSQPWQGGQQDAWTLTLNITVN from the coding sequence ATGGAAAAATCACTCAAAAACAAGAGCCTGCTCTGGGGTTTGATGCCGCTATTGATCCTGACTATGGTCCTGGGAGGATGCGCCGCGCCCAACGCCGAGGCGGCCAACGAACCTGAAATCACCGACAACAACCCGCCTGCCGTGCCGCCTCTCGACGACCGCACCACCTCGGTTCAGATTGAGCTGACCTACGACGAATTATTAAGCCAGAAGCATATCGTCAGGAACGTCACCGTCGCCAGGCCGGGGTCGGTCATCGTCACCTTGGGCTCCAATCCTTCCACCGGCTTTAGCTGGGAAGAGGCGGTCATCGGTGATGGGGCTTTGCTTTCGCAGTATTCCCGCCAGTTCGTTGAGCCTTCGTTGATGATGCCCGGCGCCGCCGGTAAGGATGTCTGGACATTCAAGACCCTGGCGGCCGGCGTGACTACGATCAAATTTGAATACTCCCAGCCGTGGCAGGGCGGCCAGCAAGATGCCTGGACGCTGACGCTCAACATCACCGTTAATTAG
- a CDS encoding NifB/NifX family molybdenum-iron cluster-binding protein has product MKIAIASDDGKNISQHFGRAPYYIVYTIDNDKVTAREVRDKVGHHTFLNEHGNEPHSCHGGHGADAASQNKHKSMLSAAGDCQVIVAGHMGGGAYRSMVDKDIEPVLTDIKDPDEVVKAMIEGRLENLMDRLH; this is encoded by the coding sequence ATGAAGATAGCCATCGCCTCAGATGATGGCAAGAATATCTCGCAGCACTTCGGCCGGGCGCCGTACTACATCGTTTACACGATAGATAACGACAAGGTCACCGCCCGCGAGGTGCGAGATAAGGTCGGCCATCATACTTTTCTCAATGAGCACGGCAACGAGCCGCACTCCTGCCACGGCGGGCACGGCGCCGACGCGGCGTCGCAGAATAAGCATAAATCCATGCTTTCCGCCGCCGGGGACTGCCAGGTTATCGTCGCCGGGCACATGGGCGGCGGCGCCTACCGCAGCATGGTGGATAAGGATATTGAACCGGTGCTTACGGATATCAAAGACCCGGACGAGGTCGTCAAAGCCATGATCGAAGGGCGGCTGGAGAACCTTATGGACCGACTGCATTAA
- a CDS encoding FmdB family zinc ribbon protein, whose product MPIYDFKCRACGAVTELLVSYTGKCANFACAACGGADLEKQRSIPVVLNRCNPGGKTCCGAEDRSQVSSCGGGGGGSCCGH is encoded by the coding sequence ATGCCCATCTATGACTTCAAATGCCGCGCCTGCGGCGCCGTGACCGAACTCCTGGTGTCATACACCGGCAAATGCGCCAACTTTGCCTGCGCCGCCTGCGGCGGCGCCGACCTGGAAAAACAGCGCTCCATCCCGGTCGTCCTCAACCGCTGCAATCCCGGCGGCAAGACCTGCTGCGGCGCCGAAGACCGCAGCCAGGTGTCATCCTGCGGCGGTGGCGGCGGCGGCAGCTGCTGCGGCCACTAG
- the ltaE gene encoding low-specificity L-threonine aldolase, which produces MRIIDLRSDTITHPTPEMRDAMFRAEVGDDVFSEDPTVNRLEAMAAEMTGKEAAVFTPSGTMSNLIAVMSHTRHGDEIILGEKSHIFLNEAGGAAALGGVSLRTLPNNPDGTIDIDRIEGAVRGKNLHWPPSRLLCLENTHNFCGGAVLDVEYTTEAAEAARRHNLFVHLDGARLFNAAVALGVPASDLCQPVDSVCFCLSKGLSAPVGSVLCGSGEFIARTRKLRKMVGGGMRQAGVIAAAGIVCLETCVERLADDHRNAKALAEGLRQIPGLEVEKPQTNIVMIGTGEIPAADFVNKAGEAGVKMISVGTNRVRAVTHRMVTAEDIDEAVRRLKKAMAV; this is translated from the coding sequence ATGCGAATCATCGACCTGCGCAGCGATACCATCACCCACCCGACGCCGGAAATGCGCGACGCCATGTTCCGGGCTGAGGTCGGCGACGACGTTTTCTCCGAAGACCCGACGGTCAACCGGCTGGAAGCGATGGCCGCCGAGATGACCGGCAAAGAGGCCGCCGTCTTCACCCCCAGCGGCACCATGAGCAATTTAATCGCCGTCATGAGCCACACCCGCCACGGCGACGAGATCATCCTGGGCGAAAAGAGCCACATCTTCCTGAACGAGGCCGGCGGCGCCGCGGCGCTGGGCGGGGTCAGCTTGCGGACGCTGCCCAACAACCCGGACGGCACCATCGACATCGATAGGATCGAGGGGGCGGTGCGGGGCAAGAACCTCCACTGGCCGCCGTCGAGACTCTTATGCCTTGAAAATACCCACAACTTCTGCGGTGGCGCGGTGTTGGACGTGGAATACACCACCGAAGCCGCCGAAGCGGCCCGCCGCCATAATCTATTCGTACACCTCGACGGGGCCCGTCTTTTCAACGCTGCGGTAGCCCTGGGCGTGCCGGCCTCCGACCTGTGCCAGCCGGTTGATTCGGTATGTTTCTGCCTGTCGAAGGGGTTGTCCGCGCCGGTGGGTTCGGTACTGTGCGGCTCTGGGGAATTCATCGCCCGGACCAGGAAGCTGCGCAAGATGGTCGGCGGCGGCATGCGCCAGGCCGGGGTCATCGCCGCGGCGGGCATCGTCTGCCTGGAGACCTGCGTCGAGCGCCTGGCCGACGACCACAGGAACGCGAAAGCATTGGCTGAAGGGCTGCGGCAGATTCCGGGGCTCGAAGTCGAGAAACCCCAGACCAACATCGTAATGATCGGCACCGGCGAAATTCCCGCCGCCGATTTTGTAAACAAAGCGGGCGAAGCAGGGGTCAAGATGATCTCCGTAGGAACCAATCGGGTGCGGGCCGTGACTCACCGCATGGTGACGGCCGAGGATATTGACGAGGCGGTGCGGCGGCTGAAGAAGGCGATGGCGGTATGA
- the ispD gene encoding 2-C-methyl-D-erythritol 4-phosphate cytidylyltransferase, which translates to MFNGQRVAAIIAAAGRSERMQGVDKIFTLLGNRPVLARTVYPFECHPMIDRIVIVLNAERMGEGKRLADYEKWRKVTDIVAGGERRQDSVMNALKKLEGDARWVFIHDGARPLMRLHQIDDGIEAAAESGAAVSAVPVTDTIKLSREDGMIETTLPRERLWAVQTPQVFRYDLIRRAYEAAEDASVTDDASLVERLGAAVKIFQGSYGNIKITTPESLATAEMLWRRSGE; encoded by the coding sequence ATGTTTAACGGACAACGCGTCGCCGCCATTATCGCCGCCGCCGGCCGGTCGGAGCGGATGCAGGGTGTGGACAAGATCTTCACTCTCCTCGGCAACCGCCCGGTGCTGGCCCGGACTGTATATCCTTTTGAATGTCACCCGATGATCGACCGCATCGTCATCGTCCTCAACGCCGAGCGGATGGGCGAGGGCAAGCGGCTGGCGGACTATGAGAAATGGCGCAAGGTCACTGACATCGTTGCCGGGGGCGAGCGCCGCCAGGACTCGGTCATGAACGCGCTGAAGAAGCTCGAAGGCGATGCCAGGTGGGTCTTCATCCATGACGGCGCCCGGCCGCTGATGAGGCTGCACCAGATTGACGACGGCATTGAGGCTGCCGCCGAATCCGGCGCCGCGGTCTCCGCCGTGCCGGTGACTGATACGATCAAACTCTCCAGGGAAGACGGCATGATCGAAACTACTCTGCCGCGGGAGCGGCTGTGGGCTGTTCAGACGCCTCAGGTTTTCCGCTATGACCTCATCCGCCGGGCTTACGAGGCCGCCGAAGACGCTTCGGTCACCGATGACGCCTCATTAGTGGAACGCCTGGGCGCGGCGGTTAAGATTTTTCAGGGCTCTTACGGCAATATCAAGATAACCACACCGGAAAGCCTGGCCACCGCTGAAATGCTGTGGCGCAGAAGCGGGGAATAA
- the ispF gene encoding 2-C-methyl-D-erythritol 2,4-cyclodiphosphate synthase, which produces MRTGLGYDVHRLAPGQRLVLGGVEIPWSHGLIGWSDADVLLHAVMDALLGAAGLGDIGAHFPPGDPQYKGISSLKLLERVGGMLTNYGWKVGNIDVTVVAEQPKLRDHVPAMCHNIAKTLGVDPTDVNIKASTSEELGFIGREEGMAAWASALIEK; this is translated from the coding sequence ATTCGTACCGGTCTGGGTTATGACGTCCACCGGCTGGCGCCCGGCCAAAGGCTTGTCCTGGGCGGCGTGGAGATTCCCTGGAGCCACGGCCTGATCGGCTGGAGCGACGCGGATGTCCTGCTCCACGCTGTCATGGACGCGCTCCTGGGCGCCGCCGGCCTGGGCGACATCGGCGCCCATTTCCCCCCCGGCGACCCCCAGTATAAAGGCATCTCCTCCCTGAAACTGCTGGAGCGAGTCGGCGGTATGCTCACGAATTACGGCTGGAAGGTAGGCAATATCGACGTCACCGTGGTCGCCGAGCAGCCCAAGCTTCGCGACCATGTACCGGCCATGTGTCACAATATCGCCAAAACCCTGGGTGTCGATCCGACCGATGTGAACATCAAGGCCTCCACCTCCGAGGAGTTGGGCTTCATCGGCCGGGAAGAAGGCATGGCCGCCTGGGCATCGGCGCTGATCGAAAAATAG